Proteins encoded in a region of the Streptomyces sp. NBC_00513 genome:
- the nuoK gene encoding NADH-quinone oxidoreductase subunit NuoK, with protein MNPVNYLYLAALLFTIGAAGVLIRKNAIVLFMCVELMLNACNLAFVAFSRMHGNLDGQIIAFFTMVVAAAEVVVGLAIIVSFFRTRHSASVDDANLMKL; from the coding sequence GTGAACCCGGTCAACTACCTCTACCTGGCCGCCCTGTTGTTCACCATCGGCGCGGCCGGCGTACTCATCCGGAAGAACGCGATCGTGCTGTTCATGTGCGTGGAGCTGATGCTCAACGCCTGCAACCTCGCCTTCGTCGCCTTCTCCCGGATGCACGGCAACCTCGACGGCCAGATCATCGCCTTCTTCACGATGGTCGTCGCCGCCGCGGAGGTCGTGGTGGGCCTCGCGATCATCGTGTCGTTCTTCCGTACCCGCCACTCGGCCTCGGTCGACGACGCCAACCTGATGAAGCTGTAA
- a CDS encoding HAD family hydrolase: MTSALPYALVATDLDGTLLRAGDTVSARSHKALATVRAAGAQHIIVTGRPVPQVRHVLDGLGYTGLAVCGQGAQVYDAARGRLLHSVSMDRGLAEVALGKIEAEIGEVYAAVNQEGVNAEMLIGPGYRMWHPHLPTVRVHSRAGLWSAPINKVLLQHPRLDDDELTRVARGVVGDLVNVTMAGEHTVELQPPGIDKASGLARAAEVLDLPASSTIAFGDMPNDVPMFAWAAHGVAMANAHRELVAVADELTLSNEDDGIAVVLERLYG; the protein is encoded by the coding sequence GTGACTTCCGCCCTCCCCTATGCACTTGTGGCCACCGATCTGGACGGGACTCTGCTGCGCGCCGGAGACACCGTCTCGGCCCGCTCCCACAAGGCCCTCGCCACCGTCCGAGCGGCCGGTGCCCAGCACATCATCGTGACCGGACGCCCGGTCCCGCAGGTTCGCCACGTACTCGACGGCCTCGGCTACACGGGGCTCGCGGTGTGCGGGCAGGGAGCGCAGGTGTACGACGCGGCGCGCGGACGCCTGCTGCACTCCGTGTCCATGGACCGGGGCCTCGCCGAGGTCGCCCTCGGGAAGATCGAGGCGGAGATCGGCGAGGTCTACGCCGCCGTGAACCAGGAGGGGGTGAACGCGGAGATGTTGATAGGGCCCGGCTACCGGATGTGGCACCCGCACCTGCCGACGGTCCGCGTCCACAGCAGGGCGGGCCTGTGGTCCGCCCCCATCAACAAGGTGCTGCTCCAGCACCCGCGCCTGGACGACGACGAACTGACCCGGGTCGCGCGGGGGGTGGTCGGCGACCTCGTCAACGTGACGATGGCCGGGGAGCACACCGTGGAGCTCCAGCCGCCGGGCATCGACAAGGCGAGCGGCCTGGCCCGGGCCGCGGAGGTCCTGGACCTGCCGGCGTCCTCGACGATCGCCTTCGGGGACATGCCCAACGACGTCCCGATGTTCGCGTGGGCGGCCCACGGCGTGGCCATGGCCAACGCGCACCGCGAGCTGGTGGCCGTAGCCGACGAACTGACGCTGTCGAACGAGGACGACGGCATCGCGGTGGTGCTGGAGCGCCTCTACGGCTGA
- the nuoN gene encoding NADH-quinone oxidoreductase subunit NuoN → MWALAAGDPATRIPTPHIEYAQLSPTLIVVGAAILGVLVEAFVPRKSRHYVQVFLAVAALASAFAAIVGLAAGGYGSTKAHTAAMGAIAVDGPALFLQGTIVLASIVAVFTFAERRLDPAAHGNRVDSFAAQAASVPGSDSEKAAVKAGFSTTEVFPLMMFAVAGMLIFPAANDLLTLFIALEVFSLPLYLLCAVARRQRLMSQEAAVKYFLLGAFSSAFLLFGIALLYGYAGSVSYAVIADVVDGTVQKIDPALAGTMGNDALLLIGGALILTGLLFKVGAVPFHMWTPDVYQGAPTPVTGFMAAATKVAAFGALLRLLYVVLPGLRWDWRPVMWGVAIVTMLAGAVIAVTQTDVKRLLAYSSIAHAGFILAGVIATSAEGVQSVLFYLAAYSFVTIGAFAVVTLVRDAGGEATHLSKWAGLGRRSPLTAAVFAVFLLAFAGIPLTSGFSGKFAVFKAAAEGGAGVLVVVGVISSAIAAFFYIRVIVLMFFSEPKADGPTVAVPSPLTMTTIAVGVAVTVVLGVAPQYFLDLAGQASTFVR, encoded by the coding sequence TTGTGGGCGCTGGCGGCCGGGGACCCGGCCACCCGCATCCCCACCCCGCACATCGAGTACGCGCAGCTCTCGCCCACCCTGATCGTGGTGGGCGCGGCGATCCTCGGAGTCCTCGTGGAGGCCTTCGTCCCGCGCAAGTCCCGCCACTACGTCCAGGTGTTCCTGGCCGTCGCCGCGCTGGCCTCGGCCTTCGCGGCGATCGTCGGCCTCGCGGCCGGCGGGTACGGCTCCACCAAGGCCCACACCGCGGCCATGGGCGCCATCGCCGTCGACGGGCCGGCGCTGTTCCTCCAGGGCACCATCGTGCTGGCCTCGATCGTGGCCGTGTTCACCTTCGCCGAACGTCGCCTCGATCCGGCGGCGCACGGAAACCGGGTGGACTCCTTCGCCGCGCAGGCGGCTTCCGTACCCGGCAGCGACAGCGAGAAGGCCGCCGTCAAGGCGGGCTTCAGCACCACCGAGGTCTTCCCGCTGATGATGTTCGCGGTCGCCGGCATGCTGATCTTCCCGGCGGCGAACGACCTGCTGACGCTGTTCATCGCGCTGGAGGTCTTCTCCCTCCCGCTGTACCTGCTCTGCGCCGTCGCCCGCCGCCAGCGGCTGATGTCGCAGGAAGCGGCCGTCAAGTACTTCCTGCTGGGCGCGTTCTCCTCGGCGTTCCTGCTCTTCGGCATCGCGCTGCTGTACGGGTACGCGGGCTCGGTCTCGTACGCGGTCATCGCGGACGTGGTCGACGGCACCGTCCAGAAGATCGACCCGGCGCTGGCCGGCACGATGGGCAACGACGCGCTGCTGCTGATCGGCGGCGCGCTGATCCTCACGGGCCTGCTGTTCAAGGTCGGCGCGGTTCCGTTCCACATGTGGACCCCGGACGTCTACCAGGGGGCCCCGACCCCGGTCACCGGCTTCATGGCGGCGGCGACGAAGGTGGCCGCCTTCGGCGCCCTCCTGCGGCTGCTGTACGTGGTCCTGCCGGGCCTGCGCTGGGACTGGCGGCCGGTGATGTGGGGCGTCGCGATCGTCACGATGCTCGCGGGCGCCGTGATCGCGGTGACCCAGACCGACGTCAAGCGGCTCCTGGCCTACTCGTCGATCGCGCACGCCGGGTTCATCCTGGCCGGTGTGATCGCCACCTCGGCGGAGGGCGTCCAGTCCGTCCTCTTCTACCTGGCGGCGTACTCCTTCGTGACGATCGGCGCCTTCGCCGTGGTCACGCTGGTCCGCGACGCGGGCGGCGAGGCCACGCACCTGTCGAAGTGGGCCGGCCTGGGGCGGCGTTCGCCGCTGACGGCGGCCGTCTTCGCGGTGTTCCTGCTGGCCTTCGCCGGCATCCCGCTGACCTCCGGCTTCTCCGGAAAGTTCGCCGTGTTCAAGGCGGCGGCGGAGGGCGGCGCCGGCGTGCTGGTCGTGGTCGGTGTGATCTCGTCCGCCATCGCCGCGTTCTTCTACATCCGGGTGATCGTCCTGATGTTCTTCAGCGAGCCGAAGGCCGACGGTCCGACGGTCGCGGTGCCCTCGCCGCTGACGATGACGACCATCGCCGTCGGCGTCGCGGTGACGGTGGTCCTGGGCGTGGCCCCGCAGTACTTCCTGGACCTGGCGGGCCAGGCGAGCACGTTCGTCCGCTGA
- a CDS encoding NADH-quinone oxidoreductase subunit J → MSAIAAAATVTSTGEAVQFWILGTVAVIGALCTILMKKAVHSALCLAGTMIILAVFYLANGAYFLGVVQVVVYTGAIMMLFLFVVMLVGVTAADSLTETLKGQRWLAVLCGLGFGILLIAGIANAGITHFNGLGRVNSAGHVEGLAELIFTRYIFAFEITGALLITAAVGAMVLTHRERTERAPSQRELAEQRVRGGVQLPPLPAPGVYARHNAVDVAGLLPDGTPSELTVSKTLRARGQIRDVSSEAIGDLKALEERSSERLGREEASK, encoded by the coding sequence ATGAGCGCCATCGCCGCCGCGGCCACCGTCACCTCCACCGGTGAGGCCGTCCAGTTCTGGATCCTCGGCACGGTCGCCGTGATCGGCGCGCTGTGCACGATCCTGATGAAGAAGGCCGTGCACAGCGCGCTGTGCCTGGCCGGGACCATGATCATCCTGGCGGTCTTCTACCTCGCCAACGGGGCGTACTTCCTGGGCGTCGTCCAGGTCGTCGTCTACACCGGCGCCATCATGATGCTGTTCCTCTTCGTGGTCATGCTCGTCGGCGTCACCGCCGCGGACTCGCTGACCGAGACCCTCAAGGGGCAGCGCTGGCTGGCCGTCCTGTGCGGGCTCGGCTTCGGCATCCTGCTGATCGCCGGCATCGCCAACGCGGGGATCACCCACTTCAACGGGCTCGGCCGGGTCAACTCCGCCGGGCACGTCGAGGGCCTCGCCGAGCTGATCTTCACCCGGTACATCTTCGCCTTCGAGATCACCGGCGCCCTGCTGATCACCGCGGCCGTCGGCGCGATGGTGCTCACGCACCGCGAGCGCACCGAGCGGGCTCCCAGCCAGCGCGAACTCGCCGAACAGCGGGTGCGCGGGGGCGTACAGCTCCCGCCGCTGCCCGCCCCCGGCGTGTACGCCCGACACAACGCGGTGGACGTCGCCGGTCTGCTGCCGGACGGCACCCCGTCCGAGCTGACCGTGAGCAAGACGCTGCGCGCCCGCGGCCAGATCCGCGACGTCTCCAGCGAGGCGATCGGCGACCTCAAGGCGTTGGAGGAGCGCTCCTCGGAGCGCCTCGGCCGTGAGGAGGCCTCGAAGTGA
- a CDS encoding NADH-quinone oxidoreductase subunit M, translating into MNVPLLTVTAAVPAVGAILTAAVPAARRTAAKWLALLFSLATLALAVLVAVRFEPGGDRYQLTESHAWIADFGVRYELGVDGIAVVLIALTALLIPFVIGAGWNDADPLAEPISGSATWHSSRWRPTQGFFALILLVEAMVIISFEATDVFLFYIFFEAMLIPMYFLIGGFGDRAHAGSEENAAAQRSYAAVKFLLYNLVGGLIMLAAVIGLYVVAGNFSLQEIAAARAAGTLDMATNTERLLFLGFFFAFAVKAPLWPLHTWLPNAMGESTAPVAVLITAVVDKVGTFAMLRFCLGLFPDASKWATPVILVLALISIVYGALVAVGQRDIKRLVAYASISHFGFIVLGIFAMTSQGQSGATLYMVNHGISTAALMLVAGFLISRRGSRLIADYGGVQKVAPVLAGTFLIGGLATLSLPGLAPFVSEFLVLVGTFARYPVVGVIATVGIVLAALYTLVLYQRTMTGPVKEEVRTMPDLRLREVLVVAPLIVLLIGLGVYPKPLTEIVNPAVKHTMSDVKQTDPKPEVVVDAKNGEAAK; encoded by the coding sequence ATGAATGTCCCGCTTCTGACGGTGACGGCGGCCGTGCCCGCGGTCGGCGCGATCCTGACGGCGGCCGTCCCGGCCGCCCGCAGGACCGCCGCCAAGTGGCTCGCGCTGCTGTTCTCGCTGGCGACACTGGCCCTGGCCGTGCTCGTCGCGGTCCGCTTCGAACCCGGTGGCGACCGCTACCAGCTCACCGAATCCCACGCGTGGATCGCCGACTTCGGCGTCCGCTACGAGCTCGGCGTCGACGGCATCGCGGTGGTGCTGATCGCGCTCACCGCACTGCTGATCCCCTTCGTGATCGGCGCCGGCTGGAACGACGCCGACCCCCTGGCCGAGCCGATCAGTGGCTCCGCCACGTGGCATTCCTCGCGGTGGCGGCCGACACAGGGCTTCTTCGCCCTGATCCTGCTGGTCGAGGCGATGGTGATCATCTCCTTCGAGGCCACCGACGTCTTCCTCTTCTACATCTTCTTCGAAGCCATGCTCATCCCGATGTACTTCCTCATCGGCGGCTTCGGGGACCGGGCCCACGCCGGATCCGAGGAGAACGCGGCCGCCCAACGCTCCTACGCGGCGGTCAAGTTCCTCCTCTACAACCTCGTCGGCGGCCTGATCATGCTGGCGGCCGTCATCGGGCTGTACGTGGTCGCCGGGAACTTCTCGCTCCAGGAGATCGCCGCCGCCCGCGCCGCGGGCACCCTCGACATGGCGACCAACACCGAGCGCCTGCTGTTCCTCGGCTTCTTCTTCGCCTTCGCGGTGAAGGCCCCGCTGTGGCCGCTGCACACCTGGCTGCCGAACGCGATGGGGGAGTCCACCGCCCCGGTGGCCGTCCTCATCACCGCGGTCGTCGACAAGGTCGGCACCTTCGCGATGCTCCGCTTCTGCCTCGGGCTGTTCCCCGACGCCAGCAAGTGGGCCACGCCGGTCATCCTCGTACTCGCCCTGATCAGCATCGTCTACGGCGCGCTGGTCGCGGTCGGGCAGCGGGACATCAAGCGGCTGGTCGCCTACGCCTCGATCTCGCACTTCGGGTTCATCGTCCTCGGCATCTTCGCGATGACCTCGCAGGGGCAGTCGGGCGCCACCCTCTACATGGTCAACCACGGGATCTCGACGGCGGCGCTGATGCTGGTGGCCGGCTTCCTGATCTCGCGGCGCGGCTCCCGACTCATCGCCGACTACGGAGGCGTGCAGAAGGTGGCCCCGGTACTCGCCGGCACCTTCCTCATCGGCGGTCTCGCCACCCTGTCGCTGCCCGGACTCGCCCCGTTCGTCAGCGAGTTCCTGGTCCTGGTCGGCACGTTCGCCCGGTACCCGGTGGTCGGCGTCATCGCCACCGTGGGCATCGTGCTCGCCGCGCTCTACACCCTGGTGCTCTACCAGCGCACGATGACCGGCCCCGTCAAGGAGGAGGTCCGCACCATGCCGGACCTGCGCCTGCGCGAGGTGCTCGTGGTCGCGCCGCTGATCGTGCTCCTGATCGGCCTCGGCGTGTACCCGAAGCCGCTGACCGAGATCGTCAACCCGGCGGTGAAGCACACCATGTCGGACGTGAAACAGACCGACCCGAAGCCAGAGGTCGTGGTCGACGCCAAGAACGGGGAGGCGGCGAAGTGA
- the fahA gene encoding fumarylacetoacetase — protein sequence MPQQSPLDVPEGDPFGPHNLPYGVFSTSGDPRRRIGVRIGGHVLDAGAAAVALGSPYAELLGRDSLNPLLAAGRTAWRDVRRALTAWVTDPGHRPAVEPHLLPLDAVELHLPYEVADYVDFYASEHHATNVGQMFRPDGDALTPNWKHLPIGYHGRAGTLVVSGTDVVRPSGQRKTPADPAPVFGPSVKLDIEAEVGFVVGTPSELGRPVPLADFEDHVFGLFLLNDWSARDIQAWEYVPLGPFLGKSFATSVSAWVTPLEALDSARVAPPARDFPLLPYLDDADSDRPGGFDLHISVALNGQEVARPPFSSMYWTAAQQLAHMTVNGASLRTGDVYGSGTVSGPDVDQRGSLLELTWNGRDSIELADGKRTFLEDGDVVTLTAWAPGADGTRVGLGEVTGRVVAGR from the coding sequence ATGCCCCAGCAGAGCCCCCTCGATGTTCCCGAGGGCGACCCGTTCGGGCCGCACAACCTCCCCTACGGCGTGTTCTCCACCTCCGGGGACCCGCGCCGGCGGATCGGGGTACGGATCGGCGGGCACGTGCTCGACGCCGGGGCGGCCGCCGTCGCGCTCGGCTCCCCGTACGCCGAACTCCTCGGCCGGGACTCCCTCAACCCGCTGCTCGCCGCGGGCCGGACGGCCTGGCGCGACGTGCGCCGGGCGCTGACCGCCTGGGTCACCGATCCGGGCCACCGGCCCGCCGTGGAGCCGCACCTGCTGCCGCTGGACGCCGTGGAGCTGCACCTGCCGTACGAGGTCGCCGATTACGTCGACTTCTACGCGAGCGAGCACCACGCCACCAACGTCGGACAGATGTTCCGTCCGGACGGCGACGCCCTCACCCCCAACTGGAAGCACCTGCCGATCGGCTACCACGGCCGCGCCGGCACCCTCGTGGTGTCCGGTACCGACGTGGTGCGGCCCTCCGGCCAGCGCAAGACCCCCGCCGATCCGGCGCCCGTCTTCGGGCCGAGCGTCAAGCTCGACATCGAGGCCGAGGTCGGATTCGTCGTCGGCACCCCGTCCGAACTCGGCCGCCCGGTGCCGCTGGCCGACTTCGAGGACCACGTCTTCGGGCTGTTCCTGCTCAACGACTGGTCCGCGCGGGACATCCAGGCCTGGGAGTACGTGCCGCTCGGCCCGTTCCTCGGCAAGTCCTTCGCCACCTCCGTCTCCGCCTGGGTGACCCCGCTGGAGGCCCTCGACTCGGCCCGCGTCGCCCCGCCCGCCCGGGACTTCCCGCTGCTGCCCTACCTCGACGACGCCGACAGCGACCGGCCCGGCGGCTTCGACCTGCACATCAGCGTCGCCCTCAACGGGCAGGAGGTGGCCCGGCCGCCGTTCTCCTCGATGTACTGGACCGCCGCCCAGCAGCTGGCCCACATGACCGTCAACGGCGCCTCCCTGCGCACCGGCGACGTGTACGGCTCCGGCACCGTCAGCGGCCCGGACGTCGACCAGCGCGGCTCGCTCCTGGAGCTCACCTGGAACGGCCGCGACAGCATCGAACTGGCCGACGGCAAGCGCACGTTCCTGGAGGACGGCGACGTCGTCACCCTCACCGCCTGGGCCCCCGGCGCCGACGGCACCCGCGTCGGCCTCGGCGAGGTCACCGGCCGCGTCGTGGCCGGCCGGTAG
- the nuoL gene encoding NADH-quinone oxidoreductase subunit L, with the protein MENLIALLVAAPLLGAAVLLCGGRRLDKAGHWLGTLLAAASFGIGVALFSDMLSRPGDDRAMFQRLYTWIPVEGFQADVAFQLDQLSMTFVLLITGVGTLIHVYSIGYMEHDERRRRFFGYLNLFLAAMLLLVLADNYLLLYVGWEGVGLASYLLIGFWQHKPSAATAAKKAFLVNRVGDIGLSIAIMLMFTTFGTFAFGPVFGAVDEAGEGTLTAIALMLLLAACGKSAQVPLQSWLGDAMEGPTPVSALIHAATMVTAGVYLITRSGAIFNAAPDAQTAVVVVGAVTLIFGAIVGCAKDDIKKALAGSTMSQIGYMILAAGLGPIGYAFAIMHLVTHGFFKAGLFLGAGSVMHGMNDEVDMRRFGGLRKFMPVTFVTFGLGYLAIIGFPGLSGFWSKDKIIEAAFAKGGTEGWILGAVTLVGAALTAYYMTRVMLLTFFGEKRWQPDAAGHEPDPHESPKSMTIPMIVLAFGSVFAGALFSFNESFVKWLEPVTSFEHGHSPLSAGVITAATVVVLIIGVGIAYAQYGRKPVPVVAPRGSLLTRAARRDLLQDDFNHVVLVRGGEHLTRSLVYVDHSLVDGVVNGTAASVGGLSGRLRKLQNGYARSYAVSMFGGTAILIAATLLMRAV; encoded by the coding sequence GTGGAGAATCTGATTGCGCTGCTGGTGGCGGCGCCCCTGCTCGGGGCGGCGGTGCTGCTGTGCGGCGGCCGGCGCCTCGACAAGGCCGGCCACTGGCTCGGCACACTGCTCGCCGCGGCCTCCTTCGGCATCGGCGTGGCCCTGTTCAGCGACATGCTGAGCCGGCCCGGCGACGACCGGGCCATGTTCCAGCGGCTGTACACCTGGATCCCGGTGGAGGGCTTCCAGGCCGACGTCGCGTTCCAACTCGACCAGCTGTCGATGACGTTCGTCCTGCTGATCACCGGGGTGGGCACGCTCATCCACGTGTACTCCATCGGGTACATGGAGCACGACGAGCGGCGCCGCCGCTTCTTCGGCTACCTCAACCTCTTCCTCGCGGCGATGCTGCTGTTGGTCCTCGCCGACAACTACCTCCTGCTGTACGTCGGGTGGGAGGGCGTGGGCCTGGCCTCGTACCTGCTCATCGGCTTCTGGCAGCACAAGCCCAGCGCGGCCACCGCCGCGAAGAAGGCCTTCCTGGTCAACCGGGTCGGCGACATCGGCCTGTCGATCGCCATCATGCTGATGTTCACCACCTTCGGGACCTTCGCCTTCGGGCCGGTGTTCGGCGCCGTGGACGAGGCGGGCGAGGGCACGCTGACCGCCATCGCGCTGATGCTGCTGCTCGCGGCCTGCGGCAAGTCGGCGCAGGTGCCGCTGCAGTCCTGGCTCGGCGACGCGATGGAGGGCCCGACCCCGGTCTCGGCCCTGATCCACGCGGCGACCATGGTCACCGCCGGCGTGTACCTCATCACCCGGTCCGGGGCGATCTTCAACGCCGCTCCGGACGCGCAGACCGCGGTCGTCGTGGTCGGCGCCGTCACCCTGATCTTCGGTGCGATCGTCGGTTGCGCGAAGGACGACATCAAGAAGGCCCTGGCGGGCTCCACGATGTCGCAGATCGGCTACATGATCCTCGCGGCGGGCCTCGGCCCCATCGGCTACGCCTTCGCGATCATGCACCTGGTGACGCACGGCTTCTTCAAGGCCGGCCTCTTCCTCGGCGCGGGTTCCGTGATGCACGGGATGAACGACGAGGTGGACATGCGCCGCTTCGGCGGTCTGCGGAAGTTCATGCCGGTCACCTTCGTCACCTTCGGCCTCGGCTACCTGGCCATCATCGGCTTCCCGGGCCTGTCGGGCTTCTGGTCCAAGGACAAGATCATCGAGGCGGCCTTCGCGAAGGGCGGCACCGAGGGCTGGATCCTCGGTGCGGTCACCCTGGTGGGCGCGGCGCTCACCGCGTACTACATGACCCGCGTGATGCTCCTGACGTTCTTCGGCGAGAAGCGCTGGCAGCCCGACGCGGCGGGCCACGAGCCGGACCCGCACGAGTCCCCGAAGTCCATGACGATCCCCATGATCGTCCTCGCCTTCGGATCGGTCTTCGCCGGCGCCCTCTTCAGCTTCAACGAGTCCTTCGTGAAGTGGCTGGAGCCCGTCACCTCCTTCGAGCACGGCCACTCCCCGCTCAGCGCCGGTGTCATCACCGCCGCGACGGTCGTGGTCCTGATCATCGGCGTGGGCATCGCGTACGCGCAGTACGGCAGGAAGCCCGTACCGGTGGTCGCCCCGCGCGGCTCGCTCCTCACCCGGGCGGCCCGACGGGACCTGCTCCAGGACGACTTCAACCACGTCGTGCTGGTGCGCGGCGGGGAGCACCTGACCCGCTCCCTCGTGTACGTCGACCACAGTCTGGTCGACGGGGTGGTCAACGGGACGGCCGCCTCGGTCGGCGGGCTGTCGGGCCGGCTGCGCAAGCTGCAGAACGGCTATGCCCGCAGCTACGCGGTCTCGATGTTCGGGGGCACGGCGATCCTCATCGCCGCGACCCTGCTGATGAGGGCGGTGTGA
- the nuoI gene encoding NADH-quinone oxidoreductase subunit NuoI — protein MSDADQNEKWQNPVAGFGVTFKAMFKKRLTEQYPEQQKTTAPRFHGRHQLNRHPDGLEKCIGCELCAWACPADAIYVEGADNTEEERYSPGERYGRVYQINYARCILCGLCVEACPTRALTMTNEFELADSSRESLIYTKEQLLSGLTEGMVEAPHSIFPGTDDTDYYQGLVTGAAPGTVRQVAVSKGEVAKEEVAGEDAAEESDTHEGVGA, from the coding sequence ATGTCTGACGCGGACCAGAACGAGAAGTGGCAGAACCCGGTGGCCGGCTTCGGCGTGACCTTCAAGGCCATGTTCAAGAAGCGGCTCACCGAGCAGTACCCGGAGCAGCAGAAGACCACCGCGCCCCGCTTCCACGGACGGCACCAGCTCAACCGTCACCCCGACGGTCTGGAGAAGTGCATCGGCTGCGAGTTGTGCGCCTGGGCCTGTCCCGCCGACGCGATCTACGTGGAGGGCGCGGACAACACCGAGGAGGAGCGCTACTCCCCGGGTGAGCGGTACGGCCGCGTCTACCAGATCAACTACGCCCGCTGCATCCTGTGCGGGCTGTGCGTCGAGGCGTGCCCCACGCGGGCGCTGACGATGACGAACGAGTTCGAACTGGCCGACTCCAGCCGCGAATCGCTGATCTACACCAAGGAGCAGCTGCTGTCGGGGCTGACGGAGGGCATGGTCGAGGCCCCCCACTCGATCTTCCCGGGCACCGACGACACCGACTACTACCAGGGTCTGGTGACCGGGGCGGCTCCCGGAACGGTCCGGCAGGTCGCCGTCTCCAAGGGAGAGGTCGCCAAGGAAGAGGTCGCCGGGGAAGACGCGGCCGAGGAGAGCGACACGCACGAGGGGGTGGGGGCATGA
- a CDS encoding Uma2 family endonuclease, producing the protein MGALMNPEHSWPVPPEGGWTADDLDTLPNLPPHTELIDGSLVFVSPQTRFHMRAVNFFDRQLDSLVPEGLEVLREFTIDIDRRNRPEPDVIVCREDVVDDWAQTRLPAETVLLAIEVVSPESVDRDRETKPLKYARAGIPHYWRVENKDGRAVVYVFEREPAGGGYVATGIFHDRLKVSVPFSIDLDLTAITAKRTRPE; encoded by the coding sequence ATGGGAGCACTGATGAACCCGGAACACAGCTGGCCGGTCCCCCCCGAGGGCGGCTGGACCGCGGACGACCTGGACACGCTTCCGAATCTGCCTCCGCACACGGAGCTGATCGACGGGAGCTTGGTTTTCGTGAGTCCACAGACTCGGTTCCACATGCGCGCCGTGAACTTCTTCGACCGGCAACTGGATTCGCTGGTCCCGGAAGGCCTTGAGGTCCTCCGGGAGTTCACCATCGACATCGATCGGCGCAACCGCCCCGAACCCGATGTCATCGTGTGTCGTGAGGACGTCGTGGACGACTGGGCCCAGACGCGCCTTCCGGCCGAGACCGTCCTCCTGGCGATCGAGGTGGTCTCCCCCGAGTCCGTCGACCGCGACCGCGAGACCAAGCCCCTGAAGTACGCGCGGGCGGGGATCCCCCACTACTGGCGCGTGGAGAACAAGGACGGCCGGGCAGTCGTCTACGTCTTCGAACGGGAGCCGGCCGGCGGCGGCTACGTCGCCACCGGCATCTTCCACGACCGCTTGAAGGTCTCCGTCCCCTTCTCCATCGACCTCGACCTCACCGCCATCACGGCGAAGCGGACCCGGCCCGAGTAG